A genomic region of Ignavibacteria bacterium contains the following coding sequences:
- a CDS encoding IS1182 family transposase, translating to MMDSLFGEQGISEMRKRKKKKGGRQVFKEYNQAQLKLLPPSLDELIPPKHIVRVINRIVENMNIKVLEATYKGGGASAYDPRMMLKVVIYSFVSKIYSVRQIAKALRENICFMWLAANNKPDFRTISYFILNRLTGEVLTEIFTEVIIYLIKRKYIDMKEYFVDGSIIKANANKHSYVWRKNIERYRERIELKIKDRMEEMIKLIEEENSIYGDRDLEELGEWSKDLTSEEEQESIERLNKLIGKIVKGIDSQKEVNKRLDRDRAKRRRQIKSLNREINKFVEKKKIYDEYLRVLKDRNSCSKTDLDATFTSLKTKGVEPAYMVMIGTENQFIINGTVCRRLSEAKGFKEHMEELLKRGLKPERVVGDSGFGSEQNYEFLEKEGIEGYLKYNTFNKEEKGNKRPIKGFVRDNFKYDKALDVFICPEGKELRYIRDEESKVEDGHKKKYRVYRCNSCISCSFRWECIKSNNNYKEIRLNTKFERYKEEAFNKLTSEEGKRLRKRRNYEVESVFGIIKDAMGFRKFLRRGIEKVKKEFNLVCIAYNLKRLANFETAS from the coding sequence ATGATGGATTCTCTATTTGGAGAACAAGGAATTTCAGAAATGAGAAAAAGGAAGAAGAAGAAAGGTGGTCGACAGGTATTTAAGGAATATAACCAGGCACAGCTGAAGTTGTTACCGCCATCACTTGATGAGTTAATTCCTCCAAAACACATAGTGAGAGTAATCAATCGGATAGTTGAAAATATGAACATCAAGGTTTTGGAGGCGACATACAAAGGAGGAGGAGCCAGTGCATACGATCCGAGGATGATGTTAAAAGTTGTAATATATTCATTTGTAAGTAAGATATATTCAGTTCGACAAATAGCTAAAGCACTAAGAGAGAATATTTGTTTTATGTGGTTAGCAGCTAATAATAAACCTGATTTCAGGACAATAAGTTATTTTATATTAAATCGATTAACTGGGGAAGTTCTTACAGAGATATTTACGGAGGTAATAATATATTTAATTAAGCGTAAATACATTGATATGAAGGAATATTTTGTAGATGGTTCGATCATTAAGGCAAATGCAAATAAGCATAGTTATGTATGGAGGAAGAATATTGAACGATATAGGGAGAGGATAGAATTAAAGATAAAGGATAGAATGGAAGAGATGATAAAACTAATCGAAGAGGAGAACTCAATTTATGGTGATAGAGATTTAGAAGAACTTGGAGAGTGGTCAAAGGATTTAACATCAGAAGAAGAACAAGAGAGTATAGAGAGATTAAATAAATTAATAGGTAAGATAGTCAAAGGGATAGATAGTCAAAAGGAGGTTAATAAAAGATTAGATAGAGATAGAGCCAAGCGAAGGAGACAGATAAAAAGTTTGAATAGAGAGATTAATAAGTTTGTAGAGAAGAAGAAGATATATGATGAATATCTCAGAGTGTTAAAAGATCGAAATAGTTGTTCAAAGACAGATTTGGATGCGACATTTACGAGCTTAAAGACAAAGGGAGTTGAACCGGCCTATATGGTAATGATAGGGACAGAGAATCAATTTATAATAAATGGAACAGTATGTAGAAGGTTATCAGAGGCAAAGGGATTTAAGGAACATATGGAAGAGTTACTTAAGAGAGGATTGAAGCCTGAGAGAGTGGTAGGAGATAGTGGATTTGGTTCAGAACAGAATTATGAATTTTTAGAAAAAGAAGGTATAGAGGGGTATTTGAAGTATAATACATTTAATAAAGAAGAGAAAGGGAATAAAAGACCAATTAAGGGATTTGTTAGAGACAATTTCAAATATGATAAAGCTTTGGATGTGTTTATATGTCCCGAGGGAAAAGAATTAAGATATATAAGAGATGAAGAGAGTAAAGTTGAAGATGGACATAAAAAGAAGTATCGTGTATATAGGTGTAATAGTTGTATAAGTTGCAGTTTCAGATGGGAGTGCATAAAATCAAATAATAATTATAAAGAGATAAGGTTAAACACAAAATTTGAAAGATATAAAGAAGAAGCTTTTAATAAATTAACTTCAGAAGAGGGAAAGAGGTTAAGAAAACGGCGGAATTATGAAGTAGAGAGTGTATTTGGTATTATAAAAGATGCTATGGGATTTAGAAAGTTTTTGAGACGAGGAATTGAAAAGGTTAAAAAGGAATTTAATTTAGTTTGTATTGCATATAATCTAAAGAGATTAGCAAATTTTGAAACAGCCTCTTAA